From Diabrotica undecimpunctata isolate CICGRU unplaced genomic scaffold, icDiaUnde3 ctg00000709.1, whole genome shotgun sequence, the proteins below share one genomic window:
- the LOC140431365 gene encoding uncharacterized protein, with amino-acid sequence MLPSELINSSLWFHGPPFLNQLRLDLLKYNPKGYTSKLPEERKIILHARNDQIDFFTSLSDRFSNFSKFVRTLAYMFRFANNAKPLSRKLTNTLEVSELQNAELKIIKMLQYSNFSSEISELKKGKTLSNKCLLPLNPFLDENEMLRVGGRLRNSDVTFDQRYPLLLPSKNRVVRLILHREHVRLCHSGPQNTLSQIRLKYWPLNGLREVKKVTHQCMVCFKFRAKPATQIMADLPKERLNSSRVFAHVGLDFGGPFQIKSSNLRKAPLLKSYIALFVCLSTRAVHIEVVSGLSTETFLLALKRFISRRGLPQTIFSDNATNFLGARNQLFELYKFFKEKESSRSIKEFLASSHIRWKTIVPRAPHHGGIWESAIKSAKHHMRRLLGNVKLTFEEFTTVLCQIEHSSQLPASLLPFK; translated from the coding sequence ATGCTACCCTCTGAATTAATAAATTCGTCCTTATGGTTTCATGGTCCTCCATTTTTAAATCAACTTCGGTTGGATTTATTGAAATACAACCCAAAGGGGTATACTTCCAAGTTGCCTGAAGAAAGGAAAATCATTCTCCACGCTCGAAATGATCAAATAGATTTCTTCACCTCACTTTCTGATAGGTTCtccaatttttcaaagtttgtaaGAACTTTAGCCTATATGTTTAGATTTGCTAATAATGCTAAACCGCTTTCTCGCAAGTTAACTAATACCCTTGAAGTCAGCGAACTTCAAAACGCTGAACTTAAGATTATTAAGATGCTTCAGTATTCCAACTTCTCGAGTGAGATTTCTGAGCTTAAGAAAGGTAAAACTCTATCTAATAAGTGTCTTTTACCCCTAAATCCCTTTTTGGATGAGAATGAAATGCTCCGGGTGGGAGGTCGCCTCAGAAACTCAGACGTTACCTTTGATCAAAGATACCCTCTTCTCCTCCCCTCAAAAAATCGTGTAGTTCGTCTCATCCTCCACAGAGAACATGTCAGACTCTGTCACTCAGGTCCTCAAAATACTTTGTCACAAATTCGTCTCAAATATTGGCCTTTAAATGGACTACGAGAAGTCAAGAAGGTCACTCACCAATGTATGGTTTGTTTTAAGTTTCGTGCCAAACCCGCTACCCAGATCATGGCAGATCTACCAAAAGAACGTTTAAACTCCTCTCGAGTGTTCGCTCACGTCGGATTAGATTTTGGCGGCCCCTTTCAGATAAAGTCTTCCAACCTTCGTAAGGCTCCTTTATTAAAATCGTATATTGCTCTTTTCGTTTGCTTGTCGACTCGAGCTGTTCATATTGAAGTCGTTTCCGGCCTCTCTACGGAGACGTTTCTTCTCGCTCTAAAACGCTTTATTAGCCGTAGAGGCCTCCCTCAAACAATATTCAGTGACAACGCCACGAACTTTCTTGGTGCTCGCAACCAGCTGTTTGAACTCTATAAGTTTTTCAAGGAAAAGGAAAGCTCTCGTTCTATTAAGGAATTTTTGGCCTCATCTCATATTCGCTGGAAAACTATAGTTCCTCGAGCCCCTCACCATGGTGGTATTTGGGAAAGTGCTATAAAGAGCGCAAAGCATCATATGCGTAGGCTCCTTGGCAATGTTAAGCTTACGTTCGAAGAATTCACTACAGTTCTCTGTCAAATTGAACACAGTTCTCAACTCCCGGCCTCTTTGCTCCCTTTCAAATGA
- the LOC140431361 gene encoding uncharacterized protein, which produces MEDLKKKRKPLKAKITRIANWLLENADAETDGLQFQLRHTELKTCYLKYEDVMDQIEEIDETDSETEDRVLMEEKYFSTLAGLQHKMEALKLPSHSLISNDTPPTVATAKVRLPEITMQERFNFVKGKKLCWNCLGNKQFSQDCNSSRSCSICKKRHHSLLHSTSENVSSSRNTNRQYFSIDRNAQAPKHSQGSSSRVAYTSTPPSYNAHAQNEASTSSFKPPLEVQNTADSHTATSLSALSVKTDVLLATALVTVYSKDGRPMHARALLDNGSQHSFISRDLVEKLNLTPYFKQLQISTISENTSMSNQMINIEFFPYNVKDRSFKTSFAVLDSITCRLPKATLDRSKINVPPNLTLADPSYSVPGKIDLLLAGDIYSELLTDGFIRLGKNLPILQNTHLGYVIFGTIPPHVFHRSSNLAISQSNVSLFVQSESEENNLDKLIQQFFEIEEVPHVSKLTPDEELAEQIFNKTTRILPSGRFQVNLPLVCENAHKKLGESFKVALKRFINLENRLLKNENTYAQYKSFISEYLFLEHARIVPLSLTNENLENKYFLPHHCVVKEESLTTKLRVVFDGSMKSSSSYSLNDILLKGPTLQPELFDILLRFRLYFFVFTTDIQKMYRQVKINPDQTFLLNILWRDSPEKDIECLELQTVTYGTKSASFQSTRCLMELANTHQTEYPLASDALQNNCYIDDILYGANDEQTLLKAHKELTSLLGTACISLHKWCSNSDSFLKNISSLSSNSSYVIAPDNCSNKVLGLCWNPVLDTFSISLPDFTLKNSYTKREVLSMIAQIFDPQGLINPVTVVAKLIMQKIWISKISWNDTIDADTLHEWLSFISSLSHFKDLSIPRCLFLSQEITGVEIHSFSDASLKAYGACIYLRVTYKSEQVSCSLLASKSRVAPLKPLTLPRLELMGALLCSKLTAKIANIVKEKLSQLDSINMWSDSEIVLAWLRSHPSRWTQFVANRVAQILDNSPNAH; this is translated from the exons ATGGAAGATCtcaagaagaagagaaaaccactgaAGGCCAAGATTACCAGAATAGCGAACTGGTTACTAGAAAACGCAGATGCAGAAACTGACGGTCTCCAGTTTCAACTCAGACACACCGAATTGAAAACATGTTATCTGAAATATGAAGACGTGATGGATCAGATTGAAGAAATCGATGAAACCGATTCTGAAACAGAAGACAGGGTACTGATGGAGGAAAAATACTTTTCTACACTAGCTGGACTGCAGCATAAGATGGAAGCTTTAAAGTTACCCTCCCACTCGCTCATCTCAAACGATACTCCACCAACTGTAGCCACTGCTAAGGTTAGGTTGCCGGAAATTACGATGCAG GAaagatttaattttgtaaaaggtAAGAAACTTTGTTGGAATTGTTTGGGTAATAAACAGTTTTCTCAAGATTGCAACTCTTCACGCTCATGTAGTATATGTAAGAAAAGACATCACTCGCTCTTGCATAGTACCTCTGAAAATGTCTCTTCCTCTAGGAACACGAATAGGCAATATTTCTCTATTGATCGCAACGCTCAAGCTCCCAAACATTCTCAAGGCTCTTCTAGTCGTGTTGCTTACACATCTACTCCGCCCTCTTATAATGCTCATGCCCAAAACGAAGCTTCTACCAGTTCGTTCAAACCTCCTTTAGAAGTACAAAATACTGCAGATTCTCATACAGCCACTTCTCTCTCTGCTTTATCAGTTAAAACTGATGTATTGTTGGCTACCGCTTTAGTGACAGTGTATTCTAAAGATGGCAGACCTATGCATGCCAGGGCGCTCCTAGATAATGGGAGTCAACATTCGTTCATTTCTCGTGATTTGGTTGAGAAGTTAAACCTCACCCCTTATTTTAAACAGTTACAGATATCAACCATATCCGAAAACACCTCAATGTCAAATCAAATGATTAACATAGAATTTTTTCCCTATAATGTGAAGGATAGAAGTTTCAAAACTTCTTTTGCTGTACTTGATAGTATAACCTGTAGGCTTCCTAAAGCTACCCTAGAtagaagcaaaataaatgttccaCCTAATCTCACTCTCGCAGATCCCTCGTACTCTGTTCCCggtaaaattgatttgcttctaGCTGGCGACATCTATAGCGAATTATTGACTGATGGATTCATTCGTTTAGGAAAGAATCTTCCCATTCTTCAGAATACCCACTTAGGTTATGTTATTTTTGGTACTATTCCCCCTCATGTCTTTCATCGGAGTTCAAACTTGGCTATTTCTCAGTCAAATGTTTCTCTCTTTGTTCAGTCCGAATCCGAAGAGAATAATTTAGATAAATTGATACAACAATTTTTCGAAATTGAAGAAGTTCCCCACGTTAGTAAATTAACCCCCGATGAGGAATTGGCtgaacaaatatttaataaaaccactcgTATTTTACCTTCGGGTCGTTTTCAAGTAAACCTACCACTTGTCTGCGAAAATGCGCATAAAAAATTAGGTGAATCTTTTAAAGTAGCTTTAAAGAGatttattaatttagaaaataggctcttaaaaaatgaaaatacataCGCTCAATATAAGTCGTTCATTAGTGAATATCTTTTTCTCGAACATGCTAGAATAGTCCCTCTCTCTCTTACTAatgaaaatttagaaaataaatattttctcccGCATCACTGTGTAGTAAAGGAAGAATCCTTAACAACAAAACTTAGGGTTGTTTTCGATGGTTCGATGAAAAGCTCTAGTAGTTACTCGTTAAATGATATCCTACTCAAAGGTCCCACTCTTCAACCGGAACTTTTTGATATTTTGCTACGCTTTCgattatatttctttgttttcacAACTGATATACAAAAGATGTACAGACAGGTTAAAATCAATCCTGATCAAACCTTTCTGTTAAACATACTTTGGCGTGACTCCCCGGAAAAAGATATTGAGTGCCTGGAATTGCAAACAGTTACATATGGAACTAAAAGCGCCAGTTTTCAGAGTACTCGCTGTTTAATGGAACTGGCAAATACTCATCAAACTGAATATCCCCTGGCCAGTGACgctcttcaaaataattgttatatTGATGACATTCTCTACGGTGCTAATGATGAGCAAACTCTCCTCAAAGCTCACAAGGAATTAACTAGTTTACTTGGAACAGcatgtatttctctacataaatggTGTTCTAACTCGGACTCGTTTCTAAAAAACATTTCTTCTCTCTCTTCAAACTCTTCTTATGTCATAGCTCCAGATAATTGCTCTAATAAGGTTTTAGGTTTATGCTGGAATCCTGTTCTTGACACGTTTTCAATCTCTCTTCCAGATTTCACCCTAAAGAACTCATACACTAAGAGAGAAGTACTGTCAATGATTGCCCAAATATTTGATCCTCAAGGTCTTATTAATCCCGTTACAGTTGTCGCTAAGCTTATAATGCAAAAGATTTGGATTTCCAAAATCAGTTGGAACGATACCATTGACGCAGATACGTTACATGAATGGCTAAGTTTTATTAGCAGTCTCTCTCATTTTAAGGACTTAAGTATACCTAGATGTCTCTTTTTAAGTCAAGAAATCACTGGTGTTGAGATTCACTCATTCTCAGATGCAAGTTTAAAGGCTTATGGAGCTTGTATCTACTTACGTGTGACCTATAAATCAGAACAGGTGTCTTGTTCCCTTCTAGCATCTAAGAGTCGCGTTGCTCCGTTAAAACCCTTGACCCTTCCAAGATTGGAACTCATGGGTGCTCTATTGTGTAGTAAACTCACAGCAAAGATTGCTAATATTGTTAAAGAAAAGTTATCTCAATTAgactctataaatatgtggtcggATTCAGAAATTGTTCTCGCTTGGCTTCGTTCACATCCTTCTCGTTGGACCCAATTTGTAGCAAATAGGGTTGCACAAATTTTAGATAATTCTCCTAATGCTCACTGA